From the genome of Terriglobales bacterium:
CGGCCGGGGCGCCATGAGCTGCCGCACCGGGGCCTCTTTCACCGGATCGTGGAGTGCGCCGGCGCTGTACGCCCTTGAGGGCGCCAACATCGGACTCCAGTTGGGCGGACAGGCCACCGACTTCGTGTTGCTGGTGATGAACGCCCACGGCGTCGAATCGCTGCTCAAGAGCAAGGTGAAACTGGGCGCCGACGCTTCCGCCGCCGCCGGCCCCAAGGGCCGCGACGCCGCCGCCGCCACCGACGCCTTCATGCGCGCCGAGATCCTCACCTACTCCCGCTCGCGCGGCCTGTTCGCCGGCGTTTCGCTGGAGGGCTCGACCTTGCGCCAGGACAACGGCGCCAACCAGAAGATTTACGGCCGGAAGATCACCGCCAGAGAGATCGTGCGGGGTGGCGCAGGCATGCCCGCTGCGGGCGGCACCATGGTCTCGACGCTGAACCAGCACTCGCCACGGAACCTTTCCGACCCCAAATCGCTGAAGGCGCAGAAGTGACCTGACATGGGTGGAGCGCGGGTCTCTGACCCGCGCTCACCGGCTGGCCCCCAGCGTCTCCGACAGCTCGCCCCATTCCCGCAGCAGCGCGTCCAGCTCCGCCCGCCGTTGCTTGAGCAGAGCGGTCTGGCGCTGCGTCTCGTCAGCACTCACGAACGATTCCAGGGCTTGCTCGCAGTCGCGGATTCCCTGCTCCGTCTGCTCGATCAGCTCTTCGACCTCGGCGCAGCGCTCCTGCATCTGCCGCAGCTTGATGGGGTTGATCTTCTTGTTGCCCTGAGACGGCCTG
Proteins encoded in this window:
- a CDS encoding lipid-binding SYLF domain-containing protein is translated as MKNSLVILALAALLCPLAQAASKNEKEQERLQQAGTVLQEILDIPDAIPPDLLNKAECVVVVPSTLKFAIGLGGSYGRGAMSCRTGASFTGSWSAPALYALEGANIGLQLGGQATDFVLLVMNAHGVESLLKSKVKLGADASAAAGPKGRDAAAATDAFMRAEILTYSRSRGLFAGVSLEGSTLRQDNGANQKIYGRKITAREIVRGGAGMPAAGGTMVSTLNQHSPRNLSDPKSLKAQK